GTTTGTGGATGAGGGTAGGCACTATTTCAAGTCAATGATAGAGGATTATGGCATTGAGCCGGAGATGGAGCACTACGGGTGCATGGTTGACCTGTTGGGACGTGCTGGGTTCATAGCTGAAGCCCTGGAATTGATTGAGAAGATAACTATTCAACCAGACCCGGTGCTTTGGGGAACACTGCTTGGGGCGTGTAAGATTCATGGTTTAGTAGAGTTGGGTGAAACCATTGGTAAGAAGCTAATTCAATTGGACCCTACCCATGATGGGCACTATGTGCTTCTTGCTAGTATCTATGCCAAAGCAAGGAAATGGGAAGACGTAAGCAGAGTACGCAGAATGATGGTTGATCGAGGTGCAAATAAAGTTGCAGGATGGAGCCTTATTGAAGCTCAGGGAAAGGTTCATCGGTTTATCGCAGGGGATAAGGAACATGAACGATCTCCAGAGATTTACCAGATGCTAGAAGTGATTACAAACCGGTTGTCAGAGTCTGGCTATTTGCCTGACATTTCACCGATCTTGCATGACATCCAGGAGGAGGAAAAGGAGAATGTGATCAAGGAGCACAGTGAGAGGCTGGCTATTGCTTTTGGTATGCTGGTTACTGAGATCGGTGATTGCATTAGAATTGTAAAGAATTTAAGGGTTTGTTGGGATTGTCATGAGGTGAGCAAGATGATATCAAAGGTGTTTGAGAGGGAGATAATTGTGAGGGATGGGAGTAGGtttcaccattttagggaggGTTATTGTTCTTGTCATGATTTTTGGTAATCAGTTGGGTTTCAGTCTGTATATTTCATTATGTTTTATCTATTTTATGACATAAAATGTTTGTCATTCAATTAGCTCTGACTTACAAATCCTTTGACTGATCTTCATTTGTTCAAAAACTTACTTCTGTTGGATTTGGGGGGAATCCATTCCAAATTTAACCATGTTGCCAGTACCATTCATGATTGTTCATTCGTATGCTAGGTGGATTAGATACTTTGATGGATGATGGATCAACCAAACACACACAGCTAAACTCAGCACAACTTGATCGGACTCGGTACCTGTTGAATAGGTTGGAGAGGAAGCCTTAGCAGCTGATACAGATGGTTCTCTCAGTTAAGGACCCCTGACTCTCCTTCGTGTAttgctctgttctcatcttgaGAAGTATAAGATTCAAACTTTCCCTATTCTAAGATTCAATGGTCATTGGGGGCGGCTTTAAATTGTGATGGATCTTTTTAGTGTATGTATCTCTGTCGTCCAACCATGAGATTCAAGCCATTATGGAACGGTTGGAATTGGTTAGCTGATCTGCCATTGACCATCTCCGTGAGTCCAAGCAAGCTCCTTGGAAGAAGACATGGTAGATGGTTAAGAAGCAGCTGTCCCGAGTTAAAGCAGTTTCAGCTCAAGTTTGTCTTCAGTGAGGCTAATCAGCTCTAATGCCTAGTGGACCTCTTCTCTAAGCGTCAGGGCAGAATCAGTAGaacaatattgacttttgactctTTGCCTACTCGTATGGAGAATTGGAGAGTCTGAGAGGATGGAATGTTACGGCTTACGGCTGAGATTTACATCATCACTCTTAGGAAGAAAGGGTCAAAGCACAACAGAAACTGCACTCATAGGTTGAGGTAGTGGTACGGATTGGGCGATCCGTATTGGTATCGCTAACCACCTATCCTAATACTTGATCGATTCCCCTAGCGGTGGAATCGTATGGACCAGAAGTAAAGCTGTCAAGAAACCCAATTTTTTATCGGTCAAAACTGTCTGAGCCGGGTTGACCCATATCGGTAGATGCGCTAAATCCATGATTGCTACttgctaggggtgtcaatcgatcggttcgggttggttttggtttcggtgtgggaatggtgaaaTCGAAAACAAACCAGTAAGGAAAGTTCAAtttcggtttgatttggtttcggttttaTATTGTTTCTTGTATTCGGTTTGTTATCGGGTCatataaaactataaaaaaaagtgaatttttaatgggttttgaaTTGTTTTCGATTTCTTATCGGTGAAGGTTGGTTTGGTTTTAGGTTCTTTcggttttttgtttggtttagtTTGGTTTGGATCGTAATCTCCCAAACCAAAAGCAAACCAATAAGATTCGACTCAGGCCGGGTTATTTTGGTTTAAGTTCAGGGCAGTTTATCTGGTTCAGTCCCAactttgacacccctaatattGACTGCACGCTAGAACAGGGATTAGTAGATCAGAATCGGCATAGCTCGATCCCAATTCCTGCCATTTCGAAGCAGGTGACCTACAAAGGTTTTCTAAGGTTCATGCAAAATGTGCCCAAGGTTGTTTCAAAGCGACAATCCATATAGGGCAAGGGTGTTAATCggttggtttggtctggttttgaTTGGGTTGAATCAATTTCAATCAATTACTAAGCCAACTTGAGACCAAATTGTTAAggaggttttttatttttattttttgttatcgTCTTGTAATTGGACTACTATCGAATTCAGTTCGGTATGGTTTCGGGTTTACATGTATTCATACCCttgttttcttgggttactATCGGTCGGATATTGACCAATTTTTTAATCTCGATATGTTGATTGGTCTAGTTTCTACCGTTTCCATCAAACCCCAATCAGAAACCAAATCGATAACGGCCTGGTTCGGTCTGTGATAAACCAATTGGTTTCAGCCAGTCCAACAATTCGAGCTTCAGTCAGGACTCAGGACTCAGGAAAAAATCTGGCTGATTCCCAATCGATTTCGGCAGTTCCGTAACGAAATCGGGTCAGAATCCGCTTGCCGATTTCGGAGTATTCCATTCCCGAATCAAATGCAACAACTttcctcccctttttctttaaCAGGAAATACTGTATAGTAACTATGCGTACTTTCAACCGCCAGATGGGAATCAGATGGTACTGATGCATTTTGTATATTTACAAAAGGTAACCCTAGATACCCATCCAACGCCTATTTATCTCCCCAGTACATGAAGTTGAGATGTACACTCCAACGCGAAGGAgtccaagaaagaaaggaaggaaggaagaagaagaaacccagaaAACATCTTCGCTACAATCCAAAATCACACCCGCGGGGAACTTCTTCCTTTAACCACCCGACGCCCAACAGGATTACGTGTTCAACTCGCTAACCACTTGGTAGGTCTCTCGCCGTATAAAATTGAGAtgaaaaaatcaataaaatctaCAGAAAGAGGAGAATCTTtatcctccttctcttcttgcATCTTCGATTGAAATcagaaaaaatcagaaatctctTTCCAGATTGAAGGAGCGAGAGATTAGAGAAGATGAGTCCGATCGTGGCGTCTCAGCTTGCAACAGGGCTCGGCGTGTTAGCAGGTGCGGTATTGGTGAAATCGGTGTTGGAGAAGCCGATGGCTAGTCAGTGGCCCAGGTGTTCGAGTTGCAACGGTACCGGACGAGTTACCTGCATGTGTACCCGCTGGTCGGACGGTGACGTTGGCTGCCGGACTTGTTCTGGTTCGGGTCGCATGGGCTGTAGTAGCTGCGGCGGGACCGGCACCGGCAGACCTATCCCGGGACAACTCTCCGTACGTCGTTCCAATGGTCCCTCATAACTCTTTCAGTTTAATTGGGTTTCCTGTTATAGTCTTTGCTCGTATGTATATTTCCTTCATACCTTctcaaatcaaatttcttaaatctaaatTGGTTAGCTTGTATTGATGGGTAGGGTTCCTAAGACTTCAGATAGTTATGGGAGATGTGAAAATATTGGAACCAGCTAGTTGGGTTGTAACTCCACAAGATTCCAATACTTTAGAATGATTGGGCTTTTTAAGCCTATACTCTTTCTGTCTTTCTGTTAATGAAGAAATTGGTTTATTAAGTTCTCTCCTGTGGAGTATTCTTTTCACTATATTTTAATGGAATTTCCGAATTTGTTTGGATGGTTGAGCATTTATGGTTATAATTCTTGATTAAGAATTTCAGAATCCTAAACTCTATTCTGTGAATgaatcaaacacaaccttaacCTGAAGCCCCTTTTCTGGCTTTAATGTATGATTTTGTGCAAATTATTACGGGAGGGGTGAAGTTCTTGGCAGTCTGAGCTAAATGGAGCTGAGCCTATTTTGTTGGGGATATCAGAATCTTAGATtaaaatattgttttgataaCTCAAAAGgctgaagaagaggaacaacagaGAAAGAAACACAGTTAGTTATAGGCCTAAGCAGACTCCAGAGTAGCACGATTAAAGGCCTAAAGGCCAAGGGTAAACGAGTTCCAATGGCTCTAGTAATTTGGGCAACTGTACTGTTCCTGCAATAAGTATAATTTGAGGCCTTGTATACTCAAAACTCAAACGATACGGTGTGCTAATTACAGGAAGTTAGATTGTATATAATCTCCACCATATTATACCATGAATCCGGAAGTTAGATTGTATATAATCTCCACCATATTATACCATGAATCTTGGATTCAGGATCGACTCAATTCCATCCCTCTGTTTATGTGATTGCATTCGCACTCCCAtgcatggttttaagtatcggtattgtgTCGATGCATTGTTCAATGCATATTGGTATCACCGGAGCCTGATACTGGCCTGATACAGCCCGATTCCTACTGATATCAATACGGACACCAGTACATATATCTATAACATTGATCCCAAGTGACTCTTATATGTCAATGATTGTGAGATGggtaagttttccttcacccacgtGAAGGGTTTACCCACGAATCTAAGGGAATCGTTAATTCCCATATATGTTGATTGTCCAAAATATCTTTTATTGTCGTGACACCCATCCAAGAGCAATGATGGCCACTGTGGTTTAAGAAAAACTCCGTCCTTTAAGACGAGAAAGAAATGGCTGGTCGGGCATAAATATTGGAACCTCTACTACACAGGGGTTAGTAGGGTTTTAAAATATTGAATTTGGTCCAGCTGTCCAGAATTGGCATGTAGATCCCTAAACCTACTAGAATTGGATTGAAATCGATCAGAATCGACCAATCCATCTAATTCTTGAAACCTCGAGGGTTAGGGTCCACTATCACGCGATCAATTATTATCCTGTATTGAGCCACACAATAAAGTTATGATCCTGTATCAAAGAATATTTTCTAACCATTGAATGAACAGAGAACCCTGCCCCTTTTCTTTAATGGAGATTTTTTTGTTGATACCttttaaggtgtcaaataacttgtaattttatctttttgatCTTTTAGTGTAACATATTTTTCCCCAAAGAAGgtaaatcatgtcatttcacatttGTACTTGGAAAAATGTGTAAGATAATGAGAGCTTTTGATAGTCATACAGAataaatcattttcaaattattttgaaaaccttatTTAACCCCTGATGATTTAAAGTGACTTTTGGGAATATGATGATTTAAAGTgtcttttgggaataaaacaagAGAGACACCAACAGAAAgtttcaagttctaaatacacctatagaggtgtcatttagacagtccCTTTGTTTAAATTTTAGGCCATATCTTAGTCATATAGCCAGTAACCTTGTGTTCTGTTTGCAAATTACAAGCAACACTTTAGCTGAAAACAGTGAATATCTTATCTCCATATGCATATTCCTCCTAGTGGAAAGTCTGATGCAGGAGAGCATCCACCATGGGTATGGTGAGGGACCATTGCAAGTTGTCAAAGAGCAGGTCATATTCGGCACCAGatcttccattcttcttgtTTGTTTTGTGCTCTGAGGCTCTTTGTagctattttcatttttcagtaTTAATGGGTTGAATTGACAGTACTAAGATCATTTTGAATTAAGCTACAAGGTGATGCTACTAGCTAGTTATTTTCACATAACAGTGGTAATAATGTTCAGTTCCTGTAACTTTGTTTAACTGACTATCAATGCACTCTCTAACTCCGGTTTATATCAAATGAACATGGTTTGGAAGATGTAGtattatcttttcctttttgcagtCTGGTGTCTCAGAAGTGATATATGTTGTGGAGAAGAGGTTAATATCTCAGACATTGCATATACTGCTTCTCACATCCGTGGTCAGTGTTAAAGTAAGCCTTACTAATTCCTTTCTTCTCATTTCTGATCAGGAAGCATCAGCCACAGATGACCCAGATTTTGCTTTAGTTTGAGGAGCAGTAGAAGTAAATTTTTCTTACTACATATTCACTTTGCAATTTCTAACCTCCTAAGaaaatttcccttttctaaCCGTAGCTCAGGAAGCATCAGCACAGATAACCTATTAGATCCCACAGCAATTGGAGGAGCCTATAGCatgtg
The nucleotide sequence above comes from Telopea speciosissima isolate NSW1024214 ecotype Mountain lineage chromosome 3, Tspe_v1, whole genome shotgun sequence. Encoded proteins:
- the LOC122655528 gene encoding uncharacterized protein LOC122655528; this encodes MSPIVASQLATGLGVLAGAVLVKSVLEKPMASQWPRCSSCNGTGRVTCMCTRWSDGDVGCRTCSGSGRMGCSSCGGTGTGRPIPGQLSVRRSNGPS